From a region of the Teredinibacter turnerae genome:
- a CDS encoding MbtH family protein, translating into MSELNDLYYVVINHEEQYSIWNSKKEIPGGWVSVGEPMSKDACLDYIENHWTDMRPLSLRNS; encoded by the coding sequence ATGTCTGAACTAAATGACTTGTACTATGTGGTAATTAATCATGAGGAGCAATACTCGATCTGGAATTCAAAAAAAGAAATTCCTGGTGGTTGGGTAAGTGTTGGTGAGCCCATGAGTAAAGACGCATGTTTGGATTATATTGAGAATCATTGGACTGATATGAGGCCTCTCAGCTTGAGGAATAGTTAG
- a CDS encoding glycosyltransferase family 2 protein — protein MDVSIEEKIASFPVSELAFDSLAHGFSGFGEKGTYDEFDLKSISCEQGGLIFLITLYNESGGALAATLAALSDSIAHLYAKNGEEYSENITICIIVDGVKEMSSSAQIFFESQGIEFPLPVLDKDDIYFYNAHKGLHRLNAVNEIPVASTWLDLYKFSVKCSGDCQDKLQTKCGDISVQFLVCIKSKNAGKLDSHKLFYQKICDYIAPSYCFQIDAGTCPAKEAVYNVWYAFQRQENMGAASTSLYTHPPKNYFNLLSIWQFNDFAKKSLAGIWGESASGYISVVPGQFSAIRWAALASDPKLPPQIGPQPLDVYLKGLQPLDPFESAIYQTEDRILCKEIVNRPKFGWKIRHVESAIAVTDSCNSWSELLKQRKRWNSGALFSKISFASGLKRYVKGENSISQKLDRAMSSTLHTFWGVFEWLLLGIFLYSIVALTGLAFNRGSVDQYSNIATFSAIALVVIPLMFQIAIFANDVKSDLSQKIVYFSVVVQVLVTFVIGMAAVWMNPDLLRLILIVMAIFIGTIALSCIKNRQSSNVVIPFAKSSIQYSLINPVVSLILWAYAVTNIHDNSWGTKGLDSPDYKSSMQSQYKKFRRYYVLLWLSTNIAVAVALYVIFANNHLLGITVLLTLSIIENVIAMLAISTRHIRNVYQKI, from the coding sequence GTGGACGTAAGTATAGAAGAAAAAATAGCTAGCTTTCCAGTAAGTGAATTGGCTTTCGATAGCCTGGCGCATGGTTTTAGTGGGTTTGGAGAGAAGGGAACTTATGATGAGTTTGATTTGAAATCTATCTCCTGTGAGCAAGGTGGACTAATCTTTCTCATAACCTTATACAATGAATCAGGAGGGGCTCTGGCAGCCACACTGGCCGCACTATCAGATAGCATCGCCCATCTTTATGCAAAAAATGGTGAGGAGTATTCAGAAAACATTACCATTTGCATAATCGTCGACGGTGTTAAGGAAATGTCCAGTAGCGCTCAAATATTTTTTGAATCGCAAGGAATAGAATTCCCGCTTCCAGTACTAGATAAAGATGATATTTATTTCTATAACGCTCATAAAGGGTTGCATCGGCTAAATGCGGTTAACGAGATACCAGTCGCAAGTACATGGTTGGATCTTTATAAATTTAGTGTCAAATGTAGTGGGGATTGCCAGGACAAGTTGCAAACTAAATGTGGCGATATTTCTGTGCAATTTTTAGTTTGTATTAAAAGTAAAAATGCGGGAAAACTTGATTCTCATAAATTATTTTATCAAAAAATATGTGATTATATTGCTCCGAGTTATTGTTTTCAAATTGATGCTGGTACATGCCCTGCAAAAGAGGCTGTGTACAATGTTTGGTATGCGTTTCAGAGGCAGGAGAACATGGGAGCGGCTTCCACAAGCTTGTATACGCATCCGCCTAAAAACTATTTCAATTTATTATCTATCTGGCAGTTCAATGATTTTGCAAAAAAATCCCTTGCTGGGATTTGGGGAGAGTCGGCAAGTGGTTATATCAGTGTCGTGCCAGGCCAATTCAGCGCAATTCGTTGGGCTGCGCTTGCAAGCGACCCCAAATTACCTCCTCAGATCGGCCCGCAGCCCTTAGATGTCTATTTAAAGGGCTTGCAGCCTCTAGACCCTTTCGAGTCCGCAATTTATCAAACGGAAGACCGAATACTTTGCAAAGAAATAGTAAACCGGCCTAAATTTGGCTGGAAGATTCGGCATGTTGAATCTGCCATCGCGGTTACGGATTCCTGTAATAGTTGGAGTGAACTTCTTAAACAGCGGAAGCGTTGGAATAGTGGAGCATTATTTTCAAAAATAAGTTTTGCGTCTGGTTTAAAACGTTATGTTAAAGGTGAAAATAGCATTTCCCAGAAGCTTGACAGAGCCATGTCTTCTACTTTGCATACATTTTGGGGTGTTTTTGAATGGTTGCTGTTAGGAATATTTTTGTATTCAATTGTTGCACTTACAGGGCTAGCTTTTAACCGCGGTAGCGTTGATCAGTACTCAAATATTGCAACGTTTTCTGCCATTGCTTTAGTCGTTATCCCTTTGATGTTTCAAATAGCGATTTTTGCGAATGATGTTAAAAGTGATTTATCCCAAAAAATTGTCTACTTTTCTGTCGTTGTTCAGGTGTTGGTCACCTTTGTTATTGGGATGGCTGCTGTTTGGATGAATCCTGATTTGTTACGTCTTATCCTGATTGTTATGGCAATATTTATTGGTACTATCGCTCTTAGTTGTATTAAGAATAGGCAGTCATCCAATGTCGTAATTCCATTTGCTAAATCCAGTATTCAATATTCGCTAATTAATCCAGTGGTTTCGCTCATTCTTTGGGCGTATGCCGTAACAAACATACATGATAATAGTTGGGGTACGAAAGGGCTCGATTCTCCGGATTATAAGAGCAGTATGCAAAGTCAGTATAAAAAGTTTAGAAGGTATTATGTGCTTCTTTGGTTAAGTACAAATATAGCGGTTGCCGTAGCGTTGTATGTAATCTTTGCCAACAACCATTTGTTGGGTATCACTGTGTTGTTGACGCTATCGATAATAGAAAATGTCATCGCAATGTTAGCTATTAGTACTCGTCATATTAGAAATGTTTATCAAAAGATATAG
- a CDS encoding ABC transporter permease, with the protein MAIRYPTNFVIQVVMSVSLFYLLLMGGGMFHSQVIEVKRVELMLINYFFWTIALPTISSVPQSIEEDAKAGTFEQVLQSVYSTAFLFYIRGLAHCLLQIVISLCILSVLIMVTGVVPQITWQVCISIFSVILTALGMSLLIGGLGVRVKRTGMVIAALQLPLLYLLIFPFEQQFTNSDFEWWLFLPFVADSIQARHLVMSGELNIKYYFYSYSMLLVWTIIGVVGFAWMLRYTKKRAKTNGY; encoded by the coding sequence ATGGCCATAAGGTATCCAACCAATTTTGTTATCCAGGTTGTCATGTCGGTATCGTTGTTTTACTTGTTGTTAATGGGTGGTGGAATGTTTCACTCGCAAGTAATCGAAGTTAAGCGTGTAGAGTTAATGTTAATTAATTACTTTTTTTGGACAATCGCGCTTCCTACCATTTCTTCTGTTCCTCAATCGATAGAAGAGGATGCGAAAGCCGGCACATTTGAGCAAGTTTTACAGTCGGTTTATTCAACAGCATTTTTATTTTATATCCGTGGGCTTGCTCATTGTTTGCTTCAAATAGTGATTTCATTGTGCATTCTTAGCGTGCTTATTATGGTTACTGGTGTTGTACCACAAATTACCTGGCAAGTGTGTATTTCGATATTTTCTGTGATCCTAACGGCTCTTGGTATGAGCTTACTTATTGGCGGTTTAGGTGTGAGAGTGAAGCGCACTGGAATGGTCATTGCCGCATTGCAACTACCTCTTCTTTACTTGCTTATATTTCCTTTCGAACAGCAGTTTACTAATTCAGATTTTGAATGGTGGTTGTTTTTACCTTTTGTAGCTGATTCTATTCAGGCTCGGCATTTGGTGATGTCTGGTGAGCTTAATATCAAATACTATTTTTACTCCTATTCTATGTTGTTGGTGTGGACGATTATTGGGGTCGTTGGGTTTGCTTGGATGTTACGTTATACCAAAAAAAGGGCAAAAACCAATGGCTATTAA
- a CDS encoding efflux RND transporter periplasmic adaptor subunit produces the protein MDKRIERKQSWVIKYKWVVLGTVLLLVILFGYSFSDIGNLRVASDDIRTGVVKRGAFTVQVLGNGTVVPNDIDLVIPRTVGDVVEVHVKSGDYVTPGQLLFTLTNEELKVELSAQSLELAESNATLASRSFELDEQLTNLEFEEVRLESEYRIVDEKYQALRKLMNLEVPPISALDYSQAKIRAEQFRKQWNLAVQQVENFKQKRDAQLEQYRVNVTVAEKRLENIRQKVDSLSLKAKKEGVIQEVEIKPGQRLNLGQVLGKIVSSNDIFVRLKVPALKSDQLEVNQNAVIESSGRKIQGKVIRIDPNVVGASLSVDIALEQEAPFLKTNMYVSGEIKVFNIEETLFVEKMSSLVENSSTKIYVFGESKKTAYLKEVQFGEISNRYVQIKAGLEEGQEIILTDLDDARGAEKIIIE, from the coding sequence TTGGATAAGCGGATAGAGCGGAAGCAGAGTTGGGTTATAAAATACAAGTGGGTAGTCCTGGGTACTGTTCTTCTTTTAGTGATTTTGTTCGGATATAGTTTTAGCGATATTGGAAATTTGCGTGTTGCTTCAGATGATATCAGAACGGGGGTTGTGAAAAGGGGGGCGTTTACTGTACAGGTACTTGGTAACGGAACGGTCGTTCCTAACGATATAGATCTAGTAATACCTAGAACTGTGGGTGATGTGGTGGAGGTACATGTTAAATCAGGTGACTACGTTACTCCGGGGCAACTTTTATTTACCCTGACAAATGAGGAGCTGAAGGTTGAACTTTCTGCGCAGTCCTTGGAGCTCGCTGAGAGTAATGCGACTTTAGCATCGAGAAGCTTTGAATTGGATGAGCAGCTTACTAATTTAGAATTCGAAGAAGTAAGGTTGGAGTCTGAGTACCGCATAGTTGATGAAAAATATCAAGCGTTGAGAAAACTTATGAATTTGGAAGTGCCGCCAATTTCTGCGCTGGATTATTCTCAAGCAAAAATACGGGCTGAACAATTTAGGAAGCAATGGAATCTCGCTGTCCAACAAGTGGAAAATTTTAAACAAAAACGTGATGCCCAACTAGAACAGTATCGGGTAAACGTTACGGTCGCAGAAAAACGGTTAGAAAACATCCGGCAAAAAGTTGACTCCTTATCACTAAAGGCAAAGAAAGAGGGTGTTATTCAAGAGGTAGAAATAAAGCCCGGTCAGCGTCTAAATCTTGGTCAGGTCTTGGGGAAAATTGTTAGTTCAAACGATATTTTTGTTCGCCTTAAGGTGCCTGCGCTAAAAAGTGATCAATTAGAGGTCAATCAAAACGCAGTGATAGAATCCAGTGGTCGAAAAATCCAGGGAAAGGTTATTCGTATAGATCCTAATGTTGTAGGGGCAAGTTTGAGTGTTGATATTGCATTAGAGCAAGAAGCGCCATTCTTAAAAACGAATATGTATGTAAGTGGCGAAATTAAGGTGTTTAACATCGAAGAAACACTTTTTGTTGAGAAAATGTCTAGCCTGGTTGAAAACAGCTCAACAAAAATATATGTTTTTGGCGAATCAAAAAAGACCGCATACTTGAAGGAAGTTCAGTTCGGCGAGATATCTAATCGGTATGTTCAAATAAAAGCGGGTTTGGAAGAAGGTCAAGAGATCATACTGACTGATCTAGATGATGCCCGCGGCGCTGAAAAAATAATTATAGAATAA
- a CDS encoding ABC transporter ATP-binding protein, translated as MDRVSISDVSKKYIYKGKSHLVVDEVSFDICPGEIFGLLGVNGAGKTTTIKMISGLTIPDSGTVRIFGLDPTNSKTQKLIGTILEGNRNLYWQLTALENLVYFGVLKGMSIAAARKKGTALMEEFQFDQYKDLLVQNMSRGMQQKLAIKVALMHEPKVLILDEPTLGLDVPTKDFFSRFISDIAKNMGISILLTSHDLEFVGRTSNSFGVIQNGKLVKRGKMHELNTWIDNSGYRVILADELGSDEAKQLENFGGKVIQENHTNFLVSKEHLYQFLDAIKPVNIINIKSLANDLEELLLNARLEK; from the coding sequence TTGGATAGAGTATCAATCTCCGATGTGTCGAAAAAGTACATCTACAAGGGTAAGTCACATCTTGTAGTTGATGAGGTCAGCTTTGATATTTGTCCTGGCGAGATTTTTGGATTGCTTGGCGTTAATGGTGCGGGTAAAACAACTACGATAAAAATGATTTCCGGACTGACAATCCCCGATTCAGGTACAGTTAGAATATTTGGTTTAGATCCGACTAATAGCAAAACACAGAAATTAATCGGTACAATTCTTGAGGGTAACAGAAATTTGTACTGGCAGCTTACAGCATTAGAAAATTTGGTGTACTTCGGTGTGTTGAAAGGAATGAGTATTGCGGCGGCCAGAAAAAAAGGTACCGCACTTATGGAGGAGTTTCAGTTTGATCAATATAAGGATTTATTGGTACAGAATATGTCTCGGGGAATGCAACAAAAGTTAGCGATAAAAGTTGCGTTGATGCATGAACCAAAAGTTCTGATATTAGATGAACCCACGCTAGGCTTAGATGTTCCTACGAAAGACTTTTTTTCTAGGTTTATCAGTGATATTGCGAAAAATATGGGTATTTCAATCTTGTTGACGTCACACGACTTAGAATTTGTCGGTCGTACCTCCAATTCATTTGGTGTAATTCAGAATGGAAAGCTCGTGAAGCGCGGGAAAATGCATGAATTAAATACTTGGATAGATAATTCAGGATATAGGGTTATTCTTGCGGATGAATTAGGCAGCGACGAGGCGAAGCAACTTGAAAACTTCGGTGGAAAGGTTATACAGGAAAACCATACTAACTTTTTAGTATCGAAAGAACATTTGTACCAATTCTTAGATGCCATTAAGCCAGTTAATATTATCAATATTAAATCGCTCGCTAATGATCTAGAGGAGCTCCTTCTTAACGCGAGGTTAGAGAAGTAA
- a CDS encoding ABC transporter permease yields MISAFDIKHSLNRLVADKEYSILIIITLALCLSVSLFLYAQVYSIAYKPLPFVNADKFIQVSRVDGANERVNGGISYFEYHYIKRRQAVLENFGVWEARSVTMHNEKFSTIINGVGVGEEVFSLTGIEPLHGRLFTQDDVQFGAEPVAVIGFNLWQRFFSSDDRVLGTLVNIDGVATRIVGVMPKEYEFPLNQNLWIAYEPPITEAPQNAGWLTFVGKLKPGVSLEQARDEFNSLSQELQSEYPLVYGGKSLATHRYTKAYSNAMRVPTVIMSIVAFAILAMGCFSVSNLLVVRALERSKDSMIKSAFGVPLKALVIPPLLETFVLCGIAGMFGFIISKYAITYLASEINTGPFWWKTQGEPGMFLSGIVALILIWLIAGIFPVTHAVKSPSNSAIAGGSKGGNSKSSGPLMKIFTSSQILCAFVLMVFTGLSFQALNYVLNADYGVDTDGYIVTSVKLPSGSYSEAEQRLAYYEQLSQRIEAINGVQQVAYSGGLPGYFGYSSSYQSVDKKILDSGSNPKAIEIIVSDNYLSQLGVKLFNGRMFNDSDTSATANVAIINKNMADKLWPGDTDIVGKQFQLNPEKNGPLITVVGIAPEVIYGSPIVFDPSKFSVIYRPMTQVLHGWWEMKVVIKSDLSAKRISQALRLAASKVDNSVALSEINSLDKHLAKNGKNLKDMLYNFLPAAFLALIMSALGIYGVTKRTIMQKSLEIGVMKSVGVDDARVTRRFISENIKRLAFGVVPGVILMTLMLPAITQNLVATNSGLFWALVGWVLAAISVVVIVASYIPLVKLHRLSPQHVLNFNAQAQSLNT; encoded by the coding sequence ATGATAAGTGCTTTTGATATTAAACACTCTCTAAATAGATTGGTAGCGGATAAAGAGTATTCAATCCTAATTATAATTACCTTAGCACTATGTTTGTCTGTTTCGTTGTTTCTCTACGCACAAGTATATTCGATTGCTTATAAGCCTCTGCCATTTGTCAATGCAGACAAATTTATACAAGTATCTCGGGTGGATGGTGCAAACGAACGTGTAAATGGTGGAATATCATATTTTGAATATCACTATATAAAGAGAAGGCAGGCCGTACTAGAAAATTTTGGTGTATGGGAGGCTAGAAGCGTTACCATGCATAATGAGAAATTTTCTACCATTATCAATGGCGTGGGTGTTGGTGAAGAGGTGTTTAGTTTAACTGGCATAGAGCCTTTACACGGTAGATTATTTACGCAAGACGACGTACAGTTTGGGGCTGAACCAGTTGCGGTAATTGGTTTTAATCTTTGGCAACGTTTTTTTAGTTCTGACGATAGGGTGCTCGGTACACTTGTAAATATCGACGGTGTAGCTACTCGTATCGTAGGTGTAATGCCAAAAGAATACGAATTCCCGTTGAATCAGAACCTCTGGATTGCTTACGAGCCTCCAATAACCGAAGCACCGCAAAATGCCGGTTGGCTGACGTTCGTAGGGAAGTTAAAGCCTGGAGTTTCGTTAGAGCAGGCAAGGGATGAATTTAACTCCCTTAGTCAGGAGCTTCAATCTGAATACCCATTGGTTTACGGCGGTAAGTCACTAGCAACGCATCGTTATACCAAGGCCTATTCTAACGCTATGCGAGTTCCCACAGTAATTATGTCAATAGTTGCGTTTGCAATTTTAGCCATGGGATGTTTTAGCGTGAGTAATTTGCTGGTGGTAAGGGCTTTAGAAAGATCAAAAGACAGTATGATTAAGTCTGCATTTGGTGTTCCGCTAAAAGCACTGGTAATACCACCCCTCTTGGAAACCTTTGTGTTGTGTGGGATTGCTGGCATGTTCGGCTTTATCATAAGCAAATACGCCATTACGTACTTAGCTAGTGAAATAAACACAGGGCCATTTTGGTGGAAGACACAAGGCGAACCCGGAATGTTTCTGTCCGGTATTGTAGCTTTAATTTTGATTTGGCTAATCGCAGGGATTTTTCCGGTTACTCATGCGGTGAAGTCACCGTCTAATAGCGCAATTGCGGGTGGCTCAAAAGGAGGTAATAGCAAAAGTTCAGGTCCGTTGATGAAAATATTTACCTCATCACAAATTCTCTGTGCTTTCGTATTAATGGTTTTTACCGGGCTTAGCTTTCAAGCATTAAACTATGTTTTAAACGCAGATTACGGCGTTGATACGGACGGTTACATCGTCACTTCAGTAAAACTTCCCTCCGGTAGCTACAGCGAAGCCGAACAACGTCTAGCTTACTACGAACAATTGTCTCAACGGATAGAGGCAATTAATGGAGTTCAACAAGTTGCTTACTCAGGAGGTTTGCCAGGCTATTTCGGTTACTCCAGTAGCTACCAGTCTGTAGATAAGAAGATTCTCGATAGTGGTTCAAACCCAAAAGCTATCGAAATAATTGTAAGTGACAATTATTTATCGCAACTCGGTGTAAAGTTGTTTAATGGTCGTATGTTTAATGACAGCGATACTAGTGCCACAGCAAATGTTGCCATTATCAATAAAAATATGGCTGATAAACTTTGGCCTGGTGATACTGATATTGTAGGGAAGCAATTTCAATTGAATCCCGAGAAAAACGGTCCACTTATTACCGTAGTAGGTATTGCACCAGAAGTTATTTATGGGTCACCAATAGTGTTTGACCCGTCTAAATTTTCCGTCATATATAGACCGATGACTCAAGTATTGCATGGCTGGTGGGAAATGAAAGTGGTGATTAAATCTGATTTGAGTGCAAAACGAATCAGTCAAGCGCTAAGGCTGGCTGCTTCAAAAGTGGATAATAGTGTGGCTCTCTCTGAAATTAACAGTCTTGATAAACATCTTGCTAAAAACGGAAAAAATCTTAAGGACATGCTCTATAACTTTCTGCCGGCGGCCTTTCTTGCCCTGATAATGTCGGCGCTTGGAATTTACGGAGTCACCAAACGAACAATCATGCAAAAATCACTTGAAATCGGAGTGATGAAGTCTGTTGGAGTTGATGACGCTAGGGTAACGAGAAGATTTATTTCTGAAAATATAAAGCGTCTTGCCTTTGGCGTGGTACCTGGTGTTATTTTGATGACGCTAATGTTGCCTGCGATTACTCAGAATCTGGTTGCTACGAATTCAGGCCTGTTTTGGGCGCTCGTAGGATGGGTGTTAGCTGCTATCAGTGTTGTTGTTATTGTGGCGAGCTACATTCCATTGGTTAAATTGCATCGTCTGAGCCCCCAACACGTGTTGAATTTTAACGCACAGGCGCAGAGTTTAAATACTTAA
- a CDS encoding ABC transporter ATP-binding protein has translation MATPLIELENIHKIYRTEDVETLAVNNVSMKVNSGEYLLITGPSGGGKSTLLSIMGLLEESSSGRYSLAGQDITSHGRSKLAEIRNRELGFVFQAFNLIDDYTVFDNVALPIRYRKEFTKREIKKRVEKALEEVDMLHRIKHHPSQLSGGQQQRVAIARAIIGAPKIIFADEPTGNLDSRNASTIMTLLKQQHSAGVTVCVVSHDDRHLVDATHRYAMLDGSLQHSSTVDTVANPFNENHVVMD, from the coding sequence ATGGCGACACCACTGATAGAGCTGGAAAACATACATAAAATATACCGAACAGAAGACGTCGAGACGTTGGCGGTGAATAATGTAAGTATGAAAGTTAATAGCGGTGAATATTTGCTTATAACGGGTCCTTCTGGTGGAGGAAAGTCAACCTTGCTGTCAATCATGGGGCTGCTAGAGGAGTCAAGTTCTGGGAGATATAGTCTGGCGGGTCAGGATATAACATCACATGGGCGTTCTAAGTTAGCTGAAATTCGAAACCGAGAATTGGGGTTCGTATTTCAAGCCTTTAACCTAATAGACGACTATACAGTTTTCGATAACGTCGCATTACCCATTCGCTACCGAAAAGAATTTACCAAGAGAGAAATAAAAAAACGAGTAGAAAAGGCTCTGGAAGAAGTGGATATGCTGCATCGCATAAAGCATCATCCCTCGCAACTTTCAGGTGGACAACAGCAAAGAGTCGCTATCGCCAGGGCAATTATTGGGGCGCCTAAAATTATTTTTGCTGATGAGCCTACTGGAAACTTAGACTCACGAAATGCTTCAACAATCATGACTTTATTGAAACAACAGCACAGTGCGGGAGTTACGGTGTGCGTTGTAAGCCATGACGACAGGCATCTTGTAGATGCTACCCACCGATACGCCATGCTAGACGGTTCGCTGCAACACTCAAGCACGGTTGATACTGTGGCGAATCCTTTTAACGAGAATCATGTAGTTATGGACTAG